From the genome of Leptospira andrefontaineae, one region includes:
- the atpA gene encoding F0F1 ATP synthase subunit alpha — translation MKIKTDEITSVLKQEILNYKKDLGVEEVGTVLEVGDGIARVFGLRNVMAGELVEFQNGVRGQAFNLEDNSVGVIIYGDYKNIREGFSVKRIGKILEVPVGPEMLGRVVNPLGEPLDGKGPINTKHTRAVESPAPGISKRQPVEEPLQTGIKSIDAMIPIGRGQRELIIGDRGTGKTSIALDTIINQKGSGVICVYVAIGQKASTVATIVEKLKAVGALDYTIVVSATAADPAPLQYIAPYSGCSFAEYFMYNEKKATLVVYDDLSKQAVAYRQMCLLLRRPPGREAYPGDVFYLHSRLLERAAKLDEKYGAGSLTALPIIETQEGEVSAYIPTNVISITDGQIYLQSNLFASGVRPAVDVGISVSRVGSAAQIKAMKQVAGKMKLELAQFRELEAFAQLGTDLDPITQAQLDRGYRIVEMLKQPVSSPYPVEEQVVEIFAVTRGHMDKVPVPKVREFGAHLLNVLRTQQPEVLNAIRTEKKISDEGKLGEVIASIAADFVRNLK, via the coding sequence GAAATTTTAAATTATAAAAAAGATCTGGGTGTCGAAGAAGTCGGAACTGTTCTGGAAGTAGGGGACGGTATCGCTCGAGTTTTCGGTCTCAGAAACGTGATGGCTGGAGAACTCGTGGAATTCCAAAACGGAGTTCGCGGTCAGGCATTCAACTTGGAAGACAATTCCGTGGGTGTGATCATTTACGGAGATTACAAAAATATCCGTGAAGGATTCTCCGTTAAAAGAATCGGAAAAATCTTAGAAGTTCCAGTAGGACCTGAAATGCTCGGACGTGTGGTAAACCCACTCGGTGAGCCTTTGGATGGAAAAGGACCAATCAATACCAAACATACTCGTGCGGTAGAAAGTCCTGCTCCTGGAATTTCCAAAAGACAACCTGTTGAAGAGCCTCTTCAAACCGGTATCAAAAGTATCGACGCAATGATCCCGATAGGCCGAGGCCAAAGGGAGTTGATCATCGGAGACCGTGGAACTGGAAAAACTTCCATCGCTCTGGATACGATCATCAACCAAAAAGGTTCCGGAGTTATCTGCGTTTACGTAGCGATCGGACAAAAAGCTTCCACTGTAGCGACTATCGTGGAAAAACTAAAAGCAGTTGGAGCTCTTGATTACACAATCGTAGTTTCCGCTACTGCTGCTGATCCTGCTCCTCTGCAATATATCGCTCCTTATTCTGGATGTTCCTTCGCGGAATACTTCATGTATAACGAGAAAAAAGCTACCTTAGTTGTTTATGATGACTTATCAAAACAAGCGGTTGCTTATCGCCAAATGTGTCTTCTTCTTCGTAGACCTCCGGGCCGCGAAGCTTATCCTGGAGACGTATTCTATCTTCACTCTCGCTTATTAGAAAGAGCGGCTAAATTGGATGAGAAATATGGAGCAGGTTCCTTAACCGCACTTCCTATCATCGAAACCCAAGAAGGTGAGGTTTCGGCTTATATTCCGACTAACGTGATCTCCATCACTGACGGTCAGATCTATCTGCAATCCAACTTATTCGCATCCGGGGTTCGTCCTGCAGTAGATGTGGGTATCTCCGTATCTCGTGTTGGTTCCGCAGCTCAGATCAAAGCGATGAAACAAGTCGCTGGAAAAATGAAACTGGAATTAGCTCAGTTCAGAGAGTTGGAAGCATTTGCTCAGCTTGGAACTGACTTGGATCCAATCACTCAGGCTCAGTTGGACAGAGGATATCGCATCGTTGAGATGTTGAAACAACCTGTTTCCAGCCCTTATCCTGTAGAAGAACAAGTGGTCGAAATTTTTGCGGTAACTAGAGGACATATGGACAAGGTTCCTGTTCCTAAAGTTAGAGAGTTCGGAGCACATTTATTAAACGTTCTTCGCACACAAC